Proteins from one Dromiciops gliroides isolate mDroGli1 chromosome 6, mDroGli1.pri, whole genome shotgun sequence genomic window:
- the ARL9 gene encoding LOW QUALITY PROTEIN: ADP-ribosylation factor-like protein 9 (The sequence of the model RefSeq protein was modified relative to this genomic sequence to represent the inferred CDS: deleted 2 bases in 1 codon), whose product MAARSVRVVGLAAAAAAMTGGVIYAVWSYVSSPRAAAESELPRTHLGEPRAASPPAKLGRKEKKEKHAVGDSEDERSTSAVPSRRSSQDKAQNKQVLVLGLDGAGKTSVLHTLATNKVQHSIAPPRVINAVCINNGDMQMGNLEIGGSEPFRSYWKMYLSKVLVLIFVVDSADHGRLPDAKKHLHQLIQKDPALPLVVFANKQDLEDAYCITDIHEALGLSEIGDDRKLFLFGTHVTKNGADIPSSMQDARELIAQLVSEAQ is encoded by the exons ATGGCCGCCCGCAGCGTGAGGGTGGTGGGGCTGGCGGCCGCCGCGGCCGCGATGACAGGAGGTGTGATCTATGCCGTGTGGAGTTACGTGTCCTCCCCACGCGCCGCTGCCGAGTCAGAGTTGCCCCGAACACATCTGGGGGAGCCTCGGGCTGCTTCTCCTCCCGCCAaattggggaggaaagagaagaaagaaaagcatgcGGTGGGGGATAGCGAGGACGAGCGCAGCACCTCGGCTGTGCCATCCCGCAGAAGCAGTCA AGACAAAGCACAAAATAAGCAAGTCCTTGTTCTGGGCCTGGACGGAGCGGGAAAGACCAGTGTCCTCCACACCTTAgctaccaataaagtccagcataGCATTGCC CCACCCAGGGTTATTAATGCAGTGTGCATCAATAATGGAGACATGCAGATGGGA aatctTGAGA TTGGTGGTAGTGAGCCTTTCCGTTCTTACTGGAAGATGTATCTCTCCAAGGTGTTGGTGTTGATTTTTGTGGTGGACTCAGCAGATCACGGACGATTACCTGATGCCAAAAAGCATCTTCACCAGTTGATCCAAAAAGATCCAGCCCTTCCTCTAGTTGTTTTTGCAAATAAACAG GATCTTGAAGATGCATATTGTATCACAGATATTCATGAAGCTTTGGGATTATCTGAAATTGGAGATGATAGAAAATTGTTCCTGTTTGGAACCCACGTAACCAAGAATGGCGCAGACATCCCCTCCAGTATGCAGGACGCAAGAGAACTGATTGCCCAGCTGGTTTCGGAAGCTCAGTGA